The Sphingopyxis fribergensis genome contains a region encoding:
- a CDS encoding sigma factor-like helix-turn-helix DNA-binding protein: protein MAAPGDARIARAEAAIAALPELTREVFFMHRFEELSYERIARRLDIDVKEVEGHIAATLIALRGALKEFD from the coding sequence TTGGCGGCACCCGGCGATGCGCGCATCGCACGGGCCGAGGCCGCCATCGCCGCATTGCCGGAACTCACGCGCGAGGTGTTCTTCATGCACCGCTTCGAAGAATTGAGCTACGAGCGCATTGCGCGGCGCCTCGACATCGACGTCAAGGAGGTCGAGGGCCATATAGCGGCAACGCTGATCGCACTGCGCGGCGCACTGAAAGAGTTTGACTAG
- a CDS encoding conjugal transfer protein TraD, translating to MRKPRDIDSELKALEAKAKILKERRVRQFGELVIATGADELDPEILTGALLGAVAAKDANATEGWRKAGASFFQRGARKATARRNRDAANDAAPDRNAASA from the coding sequence ATGCGCAAACCCCGCGATATCGATTCGGAATTGAAGGCGCTCGAAGCGAAAGCGAAGATCCTCAAGGAACGCCGCGTTCGCCAGTTCGGCGAACTCGTCATTGCCACCGGCGCCGATGAACTCGATCCTGAAATACTGACCGGCGCGTTGCTCGGTGCGGTCGCTGCAAAAGACGCAAATGCGACGGAGGGCTGGCGCAAGGCGGGCGCGAGCTTCTTTCAGCGTGGCGCACGCAAAGCTACGGCGCGACGTAATCGCGATGCAGCGAATGACGCGGCGCCTGATCGCAATGCGGCATCGGCTTGA
- the traA gene encoding Ti-type conjugative transfer relaxase TraA — MAIFHLSVKVISRAAGRSAVAAAAYRSADRLHDKRLDRAHDFTNKSGVVHSEVLLPENTPDEWRDRERLWNDVEAFEKRKDAQLSREVEFAIPREMNQQQGIDLGRDFVNREFVDQGMIADLNVHWDIGADGLAKPHAHVMLTMREIVVDEDGEAGFGTKVRDWNRTELVEQWRERWADHVNERLAELDIDARVDHRSLEAQGIELEPQDKIGPAASRMGALGLEVERIEEHRDIARRNGERIVANPRVALDAITYGQATFTNRDLAMFAHRHSDGRDQFDAVINAVRSSPDLIALGKDGRGEDRFTSRDMIDTEQLLYRAAEAMAARERHRVSNVDGAIALARAAKRGLLLTGEQRDAFARVTDGRDLGIVVGYAGTGKSAMLGAAREAWEIAGLKVRGAALSGIAAENLEGGSGITSRTVASLEHGWAKGCGLLTSRDVLVIDEAGMVGTRQMERVLSHAADVGAKVVLVGDPQQLQSIEAGAAFRALHEQHGGAEITEVRRQREAWQRDATRALATGRAGDAIRAYDEAGMVHVAETREVAREELIERWDRDRQARPAASRIILTHTNDEVRELNVAARDRMRTAGALGDDVAVKTERGERVFAPGDRIMFLRNERSLEVKNGTLGVVEQVSTRGMTVRTDGGRGAAFDLKDYAHVDHGYSATFHKAQGMTVDRTHVLATPGMDRHSAYVGLSRHRDGVSLHYGRDDFKHQGKLVRTLSRERAKDMAADYAKTDPARAFAERRGISMRERVVEAAKKLPEIAKQVPEKARSIFAGFKPTVKRASIEPRDTARTDETRRAVERYARAVVDIEQMRAQELPVLRHQRDALARAGDAVGAIGSHARGDLASAFERNPELVAPAAQGNSQAAIRAMHREADIRIDPAKRADRFVEDWQKLQQQRASLSRTGEHDAARKIGSHMGAMAKSLERDAQVESILRGRKASLGIDMRSARSVGQDLAEIAGIGRGRSRGIGIGM, encoded by the coding sequence ATGGCGATCTTCCATCTTTCGGTCAAAGTCATCAGCCGCGCTGCCGGACGCAGTGCTGTAGCTGCCGCCGCCTATCGCTCAGCCGACCGGCTGCACGATAAGCGGCTGGACCGGGCGCACGACTTCACCAACAAGTCGGGGGTCGTCCACAGCGAAGTGCTGTTGCCGGAGAACACGCCCGACGAATGGCGCGACCGGGAGCGGCTGTGGAATGATGTCGAGGCGTTCGAGAAGCGCAAGGACGCTCAGCTCAGCCGCGAGGTCGAGTTCGCCATCCCGCGCGAGATGAACCAGCAGCAGGGGATCGACCTCGGCCGCGACTTCGTGAACCGTGAGTTCGTCGATCAGGGCATGATCGCCGACCTCAACGTCCATTGGGATATCGGTGCCGACGGACTCGCCAAGCCCCACGCCCATGTCATGCTGACGATGCGCGAGATTGTCGTCGATGAAGATGGCGAAGCGGGGTTCGGCACAAAGGTCCGCGACTGGAACCGCACTGAACTTGTCGAACAATGGCGCGAGCGCTGGGCTGATCATGTCAACGAACGGCTTGCCGAACTCGATATCGATGCGCGCGTCGATCATCGCAGCCTCGAAGCGCAGGGCATCGAGCTCGAACCGCAGGACAAGATCGGCCCCGCCGCGTCGCGCATGGGCGCGCTCGGGCTTGAGGTCGAGCGGATCGAAGAGCATCGCGATATCGCCCGCCGCAATGGCGAGCGGATCGTTGCCAACCCGCGTGTCGCACTTGACGCGATCACCTACGGGCAGGCGACGTTTACCAACCGCGACCTAGCGATGTTTGCACACCGGCACAGCGATGGTCGCGATCAGTTTGATGCGGTCATCAACGCGGTGCGGTCGTCGCCCGATCTGATCGCGCTTGGCAAGGACGGACGCGGCGAGGATCGGTTCACGTCGCGCGACATGATCGACACCGAACAACTGCTGTACCGCGCCGCCGAAGCGATGGCAGCGCGCGAACGCCATCGGGTATCGAACGTCGATGGTGCCATCGCGCTAGCACGCGCAGCCAAGCGCGGTTTGCTGCTAACGGGCGAGCAGCGCGATGCCTTCGCCCGTGTTACCGATGGTCGCGATCTCGGCATCGTTGTCGGCTATGCCGGGACCGGCAAGAGCGCGATGCTCGGCGCCGCGCGCGAGGCGTGGGAGATTGCCGGACTGAAGGTGCGCGGGGCGGCGCTGTCGGGCATCGCCGCGGAAAATCTCGAAGGCGGTTCGGGCATTACCTCGCGCACCGTTGCCAGCCTGGAGCATGGCTGGGCGAAGGGATGCGGTCTTCTCACATCGCGCGACGTGCTCGTCATCGACGAGGCGGGGATGGTTGGTACGCGGCAGATGGAACGGGTATTGTCGCACGCTGCCGACGTCGGCGCCAAGGTGGTCCTCGTCGGCGATCCGCAGCAACTCCAATCGATCGAGGCGGGCGCGGCGTTCCGCGCGCTCCACGAGCAGCATGGCGGCGCGGAAATCACCGAGGTGCGGCGTCAGCGCGAAGCGTGGCAGCGGGATGCAACGCGCGCACTGGCGACGGGCCGGGCCGGCGATGCGATCCGCGCCTATGACGAAGCGGGCATGGTGCATGTCGCCGAGACCCGCGAGGTAGCGCGCGAGGAGCTGATCGAGCGCTGGGATCGCGACCGGCAGGCACGGCCCGCCGCCAGCCGCATCATCCTCACCCACACCAATGACGAGGTGCGCGAACTTAATGTGGCAGCGCGCGATCGGATGCGCACGGCGGGTGCGCTTGGCGACGATGTGGCAGTGAAGACCGAGCGCGGCGAGCGAGTGTTCGCACCCGGCGACCGTATCATGTTCCTGCGCAACGAGCGCAGCCTGGAGGTCAAGAACGGCACGCTTGGGGTGGTCGAGCAGGTCAGCACGCGCGGTATGACCGTCCGCACCGACGGCGGACGCGGCGCGGCGTTTGACCTCAAAGATTATGCCCATGTCGATCATGGCTATTCCGCGACCTTCCACAAGGCGCAGGGCATGACCGTTGATCGCACCCATGTTTTGGCGACGCCGGGAATGGACCGTCACAGTGCCTACGTCGGGCTCAGCCGCCACCGCGATGGCGTGAGCCTCCACTACGGCCGCGACGACTTCAAGCATCAGGGCAAGCTCGTTCGCACCCTCAGCCGTGAGCGCGCCAAGGATATGGCGGCGGATTATGCCAAGACGGACCCGGCACGGGCGTTTGCCGAACGGCGCGGCATAAGCATGCGCGAGCGGGTCGTCGAAGCCGCGAAAAAGCTTCCCGAGATTGCAAAACAAGTCCCCGAGAAGGCGCGCAGCATCTTTGCCGGGTTCAAGCCGACCGTAAAGCGCGCCAGCATCGAGCCGCGCGACACCGCGAGAACCGACGAAACCCGCCGCGCGGTCGAGCGCTATGCTCGCGCGGTCGTCGACATCGAGCAAATGCGCGCGCAGGAACTGCCGGTGCTGCGCCACCAGCGCGATGCGCTGGCGCGGGCGGGCGATGCGGTGGGCGCGATCGGTTCGCATGCCCGCGGCGATCTGGCGTCGGCGTTCGAACGCAACCCCGAGCTTGTTGCGCCAGCCGCGCAGGGGAACAGCCAGGCGGCGATCCGCGCCATGCATCGCGAAGCCGATATCCGCATCGATCCCGCCAAGCGCGCCGACCGCTTTGTCGAAGACTGGCAAAAGCTCCAGCAGCAGCGTGCATCGCTCAGCCGAACTGGCGAACATGACGCAGCGCGCAAAATCGGCAGTCACATGGGCGCCATGGCGAAGAGTCTCGAACGCGATGCGCAGGTCGAATCGATCCTACGCGGTCGAAAGGCGTCGCTCGGCATTGACATGCGGTCGGCTCGATCGGTCGGGCAGGATCTGGCGGAGATCGCCGGGATCGGCCGCGGACGGTCGCGCGGCATTGGGATCGGTATGTAG
- a CDS encoding conjugal transfer protein TraD gives MREWQIKRRERTRQLIELGGLVAKAGLVELTDDDRAMLYGAFLWMADKLRSDDGAQASALWIRKGKRAFDMAAIAETGSRIRDI, from the coding sequence ATGCGCGAATGGCAGATCAAGCGCCGCGAGCGCACGCGCCAGCTGATCGAGCTCGGCGGCCTCGTCGCGAAAGCGGGGCTCGTCGAACTGACCGATGACGACCGGGCGATGCTCTACGGCGCGTTTCTGTGGATGGCTGACAAGCTCCGCAGCGATGACGGCGCGCAAGCCTCTGCGCTTTGGATCAGAAAAGGGAAGCGAGCTTTCGACATGGCCGCTATTGCCGAAACGGGCTCCAGAATACGGGACATTTGA
- a CDS encoding DUF6118 family protein encodes MPEDELEIDDPATAAFRRLEGEVALMRRATEKLAAEKSEIRIPDYSLTLGEISNRLDAAEETLTTILGKPAMELTPEDMARRIDRVVQDARQSTEGWIRNSQDRYEDAIRGVLGVSATLRAAYQQRLHLWCAGGGGLLAGCLLWSILPGALARALPDRWQLPERMAAHVVGAPSVWDGGIQLMQAGSPEAYRAIAAAAEMRRDNREKIEGCEKAALKAKRPVNCTIRVGHPEI; translated from the coding sequence ATGCCTGAAGACGAACTGGAAATCGACGATCCCGCCACCGCGGCATTTAGGCGGCTTGAGGGCGAAGTGGCGCTGATGCGCCGGGCGACCGAGAAGCTTGCCGCCGAAAAGTCCGAGATCCGGATCCCCGATTATAGCCTCACCCTGGGCGAGATATCGAATCGACTCGATGCAGCAGAGGAAACCCTGACCACCATTCTTGGCAAGCCCGCAATGGAACTGACTCCTGAAGACATGGCGCGGCGGATCGACCGGGTCGTCCAGGACGCGCGCCAATCCACCGAGGGGTGGATACGTAATTCCCAAGACCGGTATGAAGATGCCATTCGCGGCGTGCTTGGCGTGAGCGCGACGCTGCGCGCGGCCTATCAGCAGCGCCTCCACCTCTGGTGCGCGGGCGGCGGCGGGCTGCTTGCCGGATGTCTGCTCTGGTCGATCCTGCCCGGCGCCCTCGCGCGGGCGTTGCCGGACCGCTGGCAACTGCCTGAAAGAATGGCGGCGCATGTCGTCGGTGCGCCCAGCGTGTGGGACGGCGGCATCCAGCTTATGCAGGCCGGCAGTCCGGAAGCCTATCGTGCGATCGCCGCCGCCGCCGAAATGCGGCGCGATAACCGCGAGAAGATCGAAGGATGCGAAAAGGCTGCGCTCAAGGCGAAGAGGCCGGTGAATTGCACGATCAGGGTCGGACACCCGGAGATTTGA